From one Bacteroides fragilis NCTC 9343 genomic stretch:
- a CDS encoding ATP-binding cassette domain-containing protein yields the protein MKPAVSVNDVTKRYGEVEALKSATFSVNPGELFGIIGPDGAGKSTLFRILTTLLLADSGTATVNGLDVVKDYKQIRQQVGYMPGRFSLYQDLTVEENLDFFATVFHTTIRENYDLVKDIYQQIEPFRKRRAGALSGGMKQKLALSCALIHKPEILFLDEPTTGVDPVSRKEFWEMLRHLKDQGITILVSTPIMDEARQCDRIAFINEGEIQGIDVPERILQRFSHILCPPGLERTEVHAGNDFAIEVDQLTKCFGHFTAVDHISFRVNRGEIFGFLGANGAGKTTAMRMLCGLSKPTSGMARVAGFDVAAHPEEVKKNIGYMSQKFSLYEDLKVWENIRLFAGIYGMQDREIAEKTDALLDRLGFSGERDTLVKSLPLGWKQKLAFSVSIFHNPRIVFLDEPTGGVDPATRRQFWELIYQAADRGITVFVTTHYMDEAEYCNRVSIMVDGRIEVLDTPRGLKAHFHADTMDDVFQQLARKAVRKAD from the coding sequence ATGAAACCAGCTGTATCTGTAAATGACGTGACGAAACGTTACGGGGAGGTAGAAGCCCTGAAAAGTGCTACCTTTTCTGTAAATCCCGGCGAATTATTCGGTATTATCGGCCCGGACGGAGCAGGTAAGAGCACTCTCTTCCGGATATTGACCACATTGTTGCTGGCCGATAGCGGGACAGCTACAGTGAACGGACTCGATGTCGTGAAAGACTACAAACAAATCCGGCAACAAGTGGGATATATGCCCGGACGCTTTTCGCTCTATCAGGATCTGACAGTGGAGGAGAATCTTGACTTTTTCGCTACCGTGTTTCATACGACCATTCGTGAAAACTACGATCTGGTGAAAGATATCTATCAGCAAATAGAGCCTTTCCGTAAACGCAGGGCAGGAGCTTTATCCGGGGGAATGAAGCAAAAACTTGCTTTGAGTTGTGCGTTGATTCATAAGCCGGAGATTCTTTTTCTGGACGAGCCGACTACCGGTGTGGATCCTGTTTCGCGCAAGGAGTTCTGGGAAATGCTGAGGCATCTTAAGGATCAAGGTATCACAATTCTTGTTTCCACTCCGATCATGGACGAAGCCCGTCAATGTGACCGTATCGCTTTTATCAATGAGGGTGAGATACAAGGCATCGATGTGCCGGAACGTATCCTGCAACGTTTCAGCCATATTCTTTGCCCGCCCGGTCTGGAACGTACGGAAGTGCACGCCGGAAACGATTTTGCCATCGAGGTGGATCAATTGACCAAGTGTTTCGGTCATTTTACCGCAGTCGATCATATCTCCTTTCGGGTAAACCGTGGAGAGATCTTCGGATTTCTCGGAGCAAACGGTGCAGGGAAGACCACTGCTATGCGTATGCTTTGCGGACTGAGTAAGCCTACTTCGGGCATGGCGCGGGTAGCAGGTTTTGATGTAGCGGCTCACCCCGAAGAGGTAAAGAAGAATATCGGTTATATGAGCCAGAAGTTTTCGTTGTATGAGGACCTTAAAGTGTGGGAGAACATCCGCCTCTTTGCCGGAATTTACGGAATGCAGGATCGGGAAATAGCCGAAAAGACAGATGCTCTTCTTGATCGCCTGGGCTTCAGCGGAGAGCGTGACACACTTGTGAAAAGCCTGCCTTTGGGATGGAAACAGAAACTGGCCTTTTCCGTTTCAATCTTCCACAATCCCCGGATCGTGTTTCTTGATGAACCGACGGGAGGAGTCGATCCGGCTACCCGCCGTCAGTTCTGGGAACTGATTTATCAGGCTGCCGACCGGGGGATAACGGTCTTTGTGACTACCCATTACATGGATGAAGCAGAATATTGTAACCGTGTATCTATCATGGTGGACGGACGTATCGAAGTACTTGACACCCCCCGTGGGTTGAAGGCGCATTTTCATGCCGATACGATGGATGATGTATTCCAACAACTGGCCCGTAAGGCAGTGCGTAAAGCTGATTAG
- a CDS encoding ABC transporter permease: MKQFIAFVKKEFFHIFRDRRTMLILLGMPVVQIILFGFAITTEVKNVRVGVLDPSNDIVTRKIIDRLDASEYFSVKCLLHSPQEMERAFQENEIDMALVFSEQFADRLYTGDARVQVVSDATDPNMATTQAGYATGVIAAVRQEMLPPGMSVPSVVPNVKLLYNPQMKSAYNFVPGVMGLILMLICAMMTSISIVREKETGTMEILLVSPVKPLFIILAKAVPYFVLSFVNLTTILLLSVYVLDVPVAGSLFWLIMVSLLFIFVSLSLGLLISTVTRTQVAAMLASGLVLMMPTMLLSGMIFPIESMPLVLQLISDILPACWYIQAVRKLMIEGVDISFVWSEVSILALMAVLLITISFKKFKNRL, encoded by the coding sequence ATGAAACAATTTATAGCATTTGTAAAAAAGGAATTCTTCCACATATTCCGTGACCGGCGGACTATGTTGATTTTGTTGGGAATGCCTGTCGTGCAGATTATCCTCTTTGGCTTTGCCATCACTACAGAAGTGAAAAATGTACGAGTGGGCGTACTCGATCCGTCGAATGACATCGTCACACGCAAAATTATCGATCGTCTGGATGCCAGCGAATACTTTTCCGTGAAGTGCCTTTTACATTCTCCGCAAGAGATGGAAAGGGCGTTTCAGGAAAACGAGATAGATATGGCACTCGTTTTCAGTGAGCAGTTTGCCGACCGCCTTTATACAGGTGATGCCCGTGTGCAAGTGGTTTCCGATGCAACGGATCCGAATATGGCTACCACACAAGCCGGCTATGCCACAGGAGTGATTGCTGCTGTCCGGCAGGAAATGCTTCCTCCCGGAATGTCAGTGCCTTCTGTCGTACCCAATGTGAAATTGCTTTATAACCCTCAGATGAAGAGTGCTTACAATTTTGTACCCGGTGTGATGGGGCTTATCTTGATGTTGATTTGTGCCATGATGACCTCTATCTCTATTGTCCGGGAGAAGGAAACCGGCACGATGGAGATCCTGTTGGTGTCTCCGGTGAAACCGCTGTTTATTATTCTGGCCAAGGCAGTTCCCTATTTTGTATTGTCATTTGTCAATCTTACGACGATTCTGTTGCTTTCTGTTTATGTACTCGATGTGCCTGTGGCAGGCAGCCTGTTCTGGCTGATTATGGTGTCGTTGCTTTTCATTTTTGTATCGTTGTCGCTGGGATTACTTATCTCTACGGTGACACGGACACAGGTAGCTGCCATGCTGGCCTCGGGTTTGGTACTGATGATGCCTACCATGTTGCTTTCGGGTATGATATTTCCGATAGAAAGTATGCCTTTGGTGCTGCAATTAATTTCTGATATACTGCCTGCTTGCTGGTATATTCAGGCTGTACGTAAGTTGATGATCGAGGGAGTGGACATCTCGTTTGTATGGTCTGAAGTCAGTATTCTGGCTTTGATGGCAGTTCTGTTGATAACAATAAGCTTCAAGAAATTCAAAAACAGGTTATGA
- a CDS encoding transglutaminase-like domain-containing protein, translating into MQKLLFLFLLPLIPFSFPCHAQTTYQMVTRNYSPVTDSYPQEVSNFKKADSVYYFTVKVSKAYDDTLKRKVAEKVLYSPNDIYDGEVASYLNPTRLIDYSSPTIELITDSLFKGEDSIMTIIKKGLEFVSHYISFDDSLATAISRGDCKTLDVNHILQRKKGTCSEYTNLFTALMRKKGIPCRFVAGFIFIPEQKFYGCHAWAECYLKQYGWMAVDPQSGKSWLPTTIIRLFAGTDYTDCGLNSFMDLVPKSIEIVKE; encoded by the coding sequence ATGCAAAAGTTACTATTTCTTTTTTTACTACCACTGATACCATTTTCGTTCCCGTGCCATGCTCAAACCACTTATCAAATGGTGACAAGAAACTACTCTCCGGTTACAGATTCTTATCCCCAAGAGGTTTCTAATTTTAAAAAGGCAGACAGTGTCTACTATTTCACCGTAAAAGTATCCAAAGCTTATGACGATACCTTAAAAAGAAAAGTAGCAGAAAAGGTTCTTTATAGCCCCAATGACATCTATGACGGAGAGGTCGCTTCTTATCTAAACCCCACCCGACTCATTGACTATTCTTCTCCTACTATCGAACTTATAACAGACTCTTTATTCAAAGGCGAAGACAGTATAATGACAATTATAAAAAAGGGCTTGGAGTTTGTATCCCATTATATAAGTTTTGATGATTCTCTAGCCACGGCTATTTCAAGAGGTGATTGCAAAACATTGGATGTAAATCATATCCTTCAAAGAAAGAAAGGTACTTGCAGCGAATATACTAATTTATTCACGGCACTTATGAGAAAGAAAGGAATTCCTTGCCGGTTTGTTGCCGGTTTTATTTTTATACCTGAACAAAAATTCTATGGATGTCATGCCTGGGCCGAATGCTACCTCAAACAATACGGATGGATGGCAGTAGACCCCCAATCCGGAAAAAGCTGGTTACCAACAACTATAATCCGACTTTTTGCCGGAACAGATTATACAGACTGTGGATTAAACTCTTTTATGGACCTAGTACCCAAGTCTATAGAAATAGTAAAAGAATAA
- a CDS encoding Hsp20/alpha crystallin family protein, producing the protein MMPVRRSQNWLPSIFNDFFDNELMAKANATAPAINVIETDKAYKLELAAPGMTKEDFSVRIDEENNLVISMEKKAENKEEKKDGRYLRREFSYSKFQQTMILPENVDKDHISAQVENGVLNIELPKLSEEEVKKPDRTIEVK; encoded by the coding sequence ATGATGCCTGTTAGAAGATCTCAGAATTGGTTACCAAGTATCTTTAATGATTTTTTTGATAACGAATTAATGGCTAAAGCAAATGCTACCGCACCTGCTATTAATGTAATTGAAACCGATAAGGCCTATAAATTAGAGTTGGCCGCACCAGGGATGACTAAGGAAGATTTCAGCGTACGGATTGATGAAGAAAACAACCTGGTAATTTCAATGGAAAAGAAAGCTGAAAACAAGGAAGAAAAGAAAGACGGTCGCTATTTACGCCGTGAATTTTCATATTCTAAATTCCAGCAGACAATGATTCTGCCGGAGAACGTAGATAAAGATCACATCTCCGCGCAAGTGGAAAACGGTGTCCTGAACATCGAACTACCCAAGTTGAGTGAAGAAGAAGTGAAGAAACCTGACAGAACCATTGAAGTTAAATAA
- a CDS encoding alanyl-tRNA editing protein: protein MEQQPQLNDHNKQEYPPMHTAEHLLNATMVKTFGCPRSRNAHIEKKKSKCDYELPTCPTEEQIHAIEEKVNEAIDRHLPVTCEFMTHEEAKSIVDLSKLPENASETLRIVRIGDYDACACIGQHVENTSEIGLFKIISYDYADGKLRLRFKLIK, encoded by the coding sequence ATGGAACAACAACCTCAACTCAACGACCACAATAAACAAGAATATCCCCCGATGCATACAGCAGAGCATTTGCTCAATGCCACTATGGTAAAAACATTCGGATGTCCTCGTTCACGAAATGCACATATCGAAAAGAAAAAAAGCAAATGTGATTACGAACTTCCGACTTGCCCAACGGAGGAGCAAATTCATGCCATTGAAGAAAAAGTAAATGAAGCTATCGATCGCCATTTACCTGTAACCTGTGAGTTCATGACACACGAAGAAGCCAAAAGCATTGTGGACCTGAGTAAGCTTCCGGAAAATGCAAGCGAAACATTACGTATTGTCAGAATAGGAGACTACGATGCTTGCGCTTGCATCGGGCAACACGTAGAAAACACATCAGAAATAGGTCTTTTTAAAATTATCAGTTACGACTATGCCGACGGAAAATTACGCCTCAGATTCAAACTGATAAAATAG
- a CDS encoding SanA/YdcF family protein produces MKKIVLMGIPLLLIVLVITIYVCNRTIQKNSETYIYSTVSDIPYNKVGLLLGTSPKLKSGKANLYFDYRIKAATELYNAGKVKYILVSGDNRRNSYNEPEEMKKALIAAGIPDQRIILDYAGLRTLDSVVRAHLIFGLERFTLISQQFHNERAIYLAQQSHLQAIGYNAQDVSAYAGFKTNLRELLARVKVFVDIVTNKAPKHLGEKVKIPE; encoded by the coding sequence ATGAAAAAGATCGTCCTTATGGGAATACCTTTATTGTTGATAGTCCTTGTGATCACCATCTATGTTTGCAACCGGACTATACAGAAAAATAGCGAAACATATATCTATTCGACTGTTTCCGATATTCCATATAATAAGGTAGGACTGTTACTGGGAACTTCACCTAAACTGAAAAGTGGAAAAGCCAACCTATATTTCGACTATAGGATTAAAGCTGCCACAGAACTCTACAATGCCGGAAAAGTCAAATATATACTGGTTAGCGGTGATAACCGGAGAAATAGTTATAACGAACCGGAAGAAATGAAAAAAGCACTTATAGCAGCAGGAATACCTGACCAACGGATTATACTGGACTATGCAGGTTTAAGAACATTGGATTCTGTGGTAAGAGCACATTTAATTTTTGGTTTGGAGCGTTTTACTCTGATTTCACAACAGTTTCATAACGAACGGGCAATTTATCTGGCTCAGCAAAGTCACCTCCAGGCTATCGGATACAACGCTCAGGATGTGAGTGCGTATGCCGGCTTTAAAACGAATCTTCGAGAATTATTGGCAAGAGTAAAAGTCTTTGTGGATATAGTTACCAATAAAGCTCCCAAACATCTTGGAGAAAAGGTAAAGATACCCGAATAA
- a CDS encoding hybrid sensor histidine kinase/response regulator produces the protein MNKQTSTPSQIHRLQQTIYENLPVGMELYDGDGYLIEINSVGLKMMGVKDKQDMLGINIFENPNIPVEMKRRLRAGENIRFTVKYDFDLAKAHYPTVLSGISYFEITVSVVLDENKEIDKFLFIAQDVTEAVHTQEILRQSKQKTALAMQAAEVMLWEFDVRTRLFYAENEPLNGYDPTQALTIEDYKKQIHPEDWKKAEIILLDMLSGCDCLYEIDFRIRLSDTSEWQYCKLNCTPYERGTDGKVIKYVGFRKNNTELQRRKLLQENILNSIPLPIHIKDVEDDFRYVFCNEESMRMFGTHEGETVCSVLDSEQAERMQKTDLEVFTTGKPYFGVERIILKDGRSYDTIVRKNIIYDGTKRLLLNIRWDQKLQNDFKRRAKVLSMSMEVMNAYTWFYEPSKQRVSFGEGFDKIGRNALDINSFEKFAECVHPDDRQRFVDTMDAVLKQDSGEWDIEYRADLRRNGNYEWWKTRGVLETSILNDHPYQYVSGMSISIESYKQTELTLLKNKEKLNKLIRQNELVLNNTNSGLAYITTDYVVQWENVSVCSSSLSFEAYKRGECCYKSAHNRTSPCDNCVLSKVLVSRQMEKIKFHLENNRIVEVLATPVFNESEEIDGIVIRVDDITDRERMIEELRQAKLLAEQSDKLKSAFLANMSHEIRTPLNAIVGFSDLLMNSEEQGDKEEYMQIINTNNELLLKLINDILDLSKLESGSVELKYEEFDLAEYFDSMASSMKQRVTNPKVQLVAVNPYSVCRVRLDKNRVAQVVTNYVTNAIKYTPQGTIEMGYEVVDAGIRLYVRDTGIGIPEEKKRKVFHRFEKLDEFAQGTGLGLSICKAITESMGGSVGFESEYSRGSLFWAVLPCDPEVQMRRESNIAIGQNAGKDDLIRSGNQHSALDRKTVLVVEDISSNYLLISAMLSKHYNLLHAVNGEQAVAMVKEYKIDLLLMDMKMPVMDGLTATAEIRKFDTNIPIVALTAHAFESDKVAALKSGCNDYLVKPVDKARLMSVLRKYCHPSTLVL, from the coding sequence ATGAACAAACAAACATCAACCCCTTCTCAGATTCATCGACTTCAGCAGACCATTTATGAAAATCTTCCTGTAGGAATGGAATTGTACGATGGCGATGGATATCTGATAGAGATTAATAGTGTGGGACTAAAGATGATGGGAGTGAAGGATAAACAAGATATGTTGGGAATCAATATCTTTGAGAATCCGAATATTCCGGTGGAGATGAAGAGGCGTCTACGTGCGGGAGAGAATATCCGTTTTACGGTCAAATATGATTTTGACCTGGCAAAAGCCCATTATCCGACTGTTTTATCAGGAATCAGTTATTTTGAAATTACTGTATCGGTCGTTCTGGATGAAAATAAGGAGATTGATAAGTTTCTTTTCATAGCACAGGATGTGACTGAAGCTGTGCATACTCAAGAGATATTGCGGCAAAGCAAGCAAAAAACGGCATTGGCCATGCAGGCTGCTGAGGTGATGTTGTGGGAATTTGATGTTCGTACCCGGTTGTTTTATGCGGAGAATGAACCTCTTAATGGTTACGATCCTACCCAAGCACTCACCATCGAAGACTATAAGAAACAGATTCATCCGGAGGATTGGAAAAAAGCGGAGATTATCCTATTGGATATGCTCAGTGGTTGCGATTGTCTGTATGAAATAGATTTCCGGATCAGGTTGTCCGATACATCCGAATGGCAATATTGTAAACTGAACTGTACCCCGTATGAAAGAGGGACGGATGGAAAGGTAATTAAATATGTGGGTTTTCGTAAAAACAATACGGAGCTGCAAAGGCGCAAGCTGCTACAAGAGAATATTTTGAACAGCATACCGCTTCCCATTCATATAAAAGATGTGGAAGATGATTTTCGTTATGTCTTCTGCAATGAAGAAAGCATGCGGATGTTCGGCACCCATGAGGGTGAAACCGTATGTAGCGTTCTGGATAGCGAACAGGCGGAACGTATGCAGAAAACAGATCTGGAAGTCTTCACTACCGGAAAGCCTTATTTTGGGGTAGAAAGAATCATATTGAAAGACGGACGCAGCTATGATACCATCGTGCGCAAGAATATCATCTATGATGGCACCAAGCGTCTGTTGCTTAATATCCGCTGGGATCAGAAATTGCAGAATGATTTTAAGCGCCGTGCTAAAGTGCTCTCTATGTCAATGGAAGTAATGAACGCTTATACCTGGTTTTACGAGCCGTCAAAACAAAGGGTAAGCTTTGGTGAAGGATTTGATAAGATCGGGCGGAATGCTTTGGATATCAATTCGTTTGAAAAGTTTGCAGAGTGTGTGCACCCTGATGATCGGCAACGGTTTGTCGATACAATGGATGCGGTGCTCAAACAGGATAGCGGCGAATGGGATATAGAATATCGTGCTGATCTGAGAAGAAACGGAAACTATGAATGGTGGAAAACCCGCGGAGTACTTGAAACCTCCATACTCAATGATCATCCTTATCAGTATGTTTCCGGAATGTCAATCAGCATCGAATCCTACAAACAGACAGAGTTGACTCTGCTGAAAAATAAAGAAAAGCTGAATAAACTTATCCGACAGAATGAACTGGTATTGAATAACACTAATTCGGGGTTGGCCTATATCACGACAGATTATGTAGTACAATGGGAAAATGTGTCTGTCTGTTCATCCAGCCTCTCTTTTGAGGCTTATAAAAGAGGAGAATGCTGTTATAAAAGTGCTCATAATCGGACTTCTCCTTGTGACAACTGTGTGCTAAGCAAAGTATTGGTATCAAGACAGATGGAAAAGATCAAGTTTCATCTGGAGAATAACCGGATTGTAGAAGTGCTGGCTACTCCTGTATTTAATGAAAGTGAAGAGATCGACGGTATTGTCATTCGTGTGGATGATATTACTGACAGGGAGAGGATGATTGAGGAGTTGAGACAGGCGAAATTGTTGGCCGAACAATCGGATAAGCTCAAGTCGGCCTTTCTTGCCAATATGAGTCACGAAATCCGTACTCCACTAAATGCTATTGTCGGCTTCTCTGACCTATTGATGAATTCGGAAGAACAGGGTGATAAAGAAGAATACATGCAGATTATCAATACCAATAACGAATTGCTGCTGAAACTTATTAATGATATTCTGGATTTGTCGAAGTTGGAGTCCGGTTCGGTGGAGCTGAAATATGAGGAATTTGATCTGGCAGAATATTTCGATAGTATGGCATCTTCAATGAAGCAACGGGTGACAAATCCTAAAGTGCAGTTGGTCGCGGTGAATCCTTATAGTGTGTGCCGGGTGAGACTTGACAAAAATCGGGTTGCACAAGTGGTGACTAATTATGTAACTAATGCCATCAAATATACGCCGCAGGGAACTATCGAGATGGGATACGAGGTGGTAGACGCCGGAATCCGTCTTTATGTAAGGGATACCGGTATCGGTATACCGGAGGAGAAAAAGAGAAAAGTCTTTCATCGGTTTGAGAAATTGGATGAATTTGCACAAGGCACCGGTCTTGGACTCTCTATATGTAAGGCTATTACCGAATCGATGGGAGGAAGTGTCGGTTTTGAATCGGAATATAGCCGGGGATCTCTTTTCTGGGCTGTTCTACCTTGCGATCCGGAGGTACAAATGCGTCGGGAGTCCAATATCGCCATTGGACAGAATGCGGGTAAAGATGATCTGATACGTAGCGGAAATCAGCATTCGGCTTTGGATAGAAAAACAGTCTTGGTTGTAGAAGATATTTCAAGTAATTATCTGCTGATATCGGCTATGTTGTCCAAACATTATAATTTGCTTCACGCTGTGAATGGGGAGCAGGCTGTAGCGATGGTAAAAGAGTATAAAATAGATCTCTTGTTGATGGATATGAAAATGCCGGTAATGGACGGACTGACGGCAACAGCTGAGATTAGGAAGTTTGATACGAATATTCCTATTGTAGCTCTTACAGCGCATGCTTTCGAGTCCGACAAGGTAGCTGCGCTGAAATCCGGTTGCAATGATTATCTCGTGAAGCCGGTGGATAAAGCAAGACTAATGTCTGTATTGCGCAAATACTGCCACCCTTCAACTCTTGTTTTATAA
- a CDS encoding HlyD family secretion protein: protein MKSMKFIGCLYLLALLSACGSRTSDYDATGTFEATEVLVSAEASGKLLYFHVEEGTRLKAGEEVGLIDTLQLYLKKLQLQASMKSVESQRPDVNKQIAATRQQIATARREKRRVENLLKAGAANQKQLDDWEAQIALLERQLTAQMSSLQNSTNSLTEQGSSVAIQVAQVEDQLAKCHVVSPISGTVLAKYAEAGELAAVGKPLFKVADIDQMYLRAYITSEQLSQVKLGNRVTVFSDYGGDERKEYPGVVTWISDRSEFTPKTILTKEERANLVYAVKIAVKNDGLLKIGMYGGVKL from the coding sequence ATGAAATCAATGAAATTTATAGGATGTCTATACTTACTGGCTTTACTTTCCGCTTGTGGAAGCAGAACTTCGGATTATGATGCCACGGGAACTTTCGAAGCTACGGAAGTTCTGGTTTCGGCCGAAGCTTCGGGGAAACTCTTGTACTTTCATGTTGAAGAAGGTACCCGGCTGAAAGCAGGCGAAGAAGTAGGGCTGATCGATACGCTACAACTCTATCTGAAGAAACTGCAATTGCAGGCCAGCATGAAGTCGGTTGAAAGCCAACGTCCGGATGTTAACAAACAGATTGCTGCTACCCGGCAGCAGATCGCTACCGCCCGGAGAGAGAAGAGACGTGTGGAAAACCTGTTGAAAGCGGGAGCCGCCAATCAGAAGCAACTGGATGATTGGGAGGCACAGATCGCATTGCTCGAACGGCAGCTTACTGCCCAGATGTCGTCTTTACAGAACAGTACGAACAGTTTGACGGAACAAGGATCATCAGTCGCAATCCAGGTGGCACAAGTAGAAGACCAATTGGCGAAGTGTCACGTCGTTTCGCCTATCAGTGGTACTGTATTGGCAAAATATGCCGAAGCCGGGGAGCTGGCTGCTGTGGGTAAACCTCTTTTTAAGGTGGCAGATATCGATCAGATGTATCTTCGTGCCTATATCACTTCCGAACAGCTTTCACAAGTCAAACTTGGCAATCGGGTGACGGTCTTTTCCGATTATGGGGGAGATGAGCGTAAGGAATATCCGGGTGTCGTGACATGGATTTCAGATCGTTCGGAGTTTACTCCTAAAACGATTCTGACAAAAGAAGAACGTGCCAATCTGGTGTATGCCGTTAAGATAGCGGTAAAGAACGATGGACTTCTGAAGATAGGTATGTACGGAGGAGTGAAGTTATAA
- a CDS encoding ABC transporter permease: protein MIKYLIEKEFKQLLRNSFLPRLIFIFPCMIMLLMPWAANLEIKNIRMNIIDNDHSVISRRLVDKITASTYFQTTALPDSYEKGMEAIEAGTADLLLEIPRGFEKDWVNGGAANVLLAVNAVNGTKGGLGSSYLSAIVNDYGEELRTESGTTSFSADGNLPRIDILTQNLFNARLDYKLFMVPALMVMLLTMLCGFLPALNIVGEKEAGTIEQINVTPVGKFTFILAKLIPYWLIGFVVLTLCFVLAWTLYGIFPVGHFWVIYCFSIVFVLAVSGLGLVISNHSATMQQAMFVMWFCMLILILMSGLFTPIRSMPEWAQWITMLNPLKYFMQVMRMVYLKGSGFIDLLPQLGALLAFALLFNVWAVKSYRKSG, encoded by the coding sequence ATGATTAAATATCTTATAGAGAAAGAATTCAAGCAGTTGCTCCGCAACTCCTTCCTGCCGAGGTTGATATTTATCTTCCCTTGCATGATTATGCTTCTTATGCCTTGGGCGGCCAATCTTGAGATAAAAAATATCCGGATGAATATAATTGATAATGATCATTCGGTTATTTCCCGCAGGCTGGTGGATAAAATAACGGCTTCAACTTACTTTCAGACCACTGCTTTGCCGGATTCTTACGAAAAAGGTATGGAGGCGATTGAAGCGGGAACAGCCGACCTGTTACTTGAAATACCCAGAGGCTTCGAGAAGGATTGGGTGAATGGCGGTGCTGCCAACGTACTTTTGGCTGTCAATGCCGTGAATGGTACCAAGGGTGGCTTGGGAAGTTCCTATTTGTCTGCCATTGTCAATGACTATGGAGAAGAATTACGGACTGAAAGCGGTACCACCTCTTTCTCTGCCGACGGAAATCTGCCCCGGATTGATATTCTCACCCAGAATCTTTTTAATGCCCGTTTGGATTATAAGCTGTTTATGGTTCCGGCCCTGATGGTGATGTTGCTTACGATGCTTTGCGGCTTTCTGCCTGCATTAAATATAGTAGGGGAGAAAGAAGCCGGTACGATTGAACAGATCAATGTAACTCCTGTCGGAAAGTTTACCTTTATTCTTGCCAAATTGATTCCCTATTGGCTGATCGGTTTTGTTGTCCTGACTCTTTGCTTTGTTTTGGCATGGACACTTTATGGTATCTTTCCTGTGGGGCATTTTTGGGTCATCTATTGTTTCTCCATTGTATTTGTCCTGGCTGTATCCGGCCTCGGGTTGGTCATTTCCAACCATTCGGCTACGATGCAGCAAGCTATGTTTGTCATGTGGTTCTGTATGTTGATCCTGATTCTGATGAGCGGGCTGTTTACCCCTATTCGTAGTATGCCCGAATGGGCGCAATGGATAACAATGCTCAATCCTCTGAAATATTTTATGCAAGTGATGCGTATGGTTTATCTCAAAGGGAGTGGCTTTATTGATTTGTTGCCACAGCTGGGGGCGTTGCTGGCCTTTGCACTGCTTTTCAATGTTTGGGCAGTGAAGAGCTATCGGAAAAGCGGTTGA